Below is a window of Candidozyma auris chromosome 3, complete sequence DNA.
CGTTGCAAGAGTGTTGGAATTGACGCCGGTAAAGACCCCTGAGTATTCCCTTGAAATCCTCGagattttgcttcttgacttcGGAGGACTTTACATCGGAGGGGGCCTCGAGGTTGCGTTTGACAGAGCCAAATTCGAGCTTTCTGTCGCTACGCTGAAGCCGGACTGTGATCTTGAATACTTGAAGGTATTTAACTTGACAACCGAGGTTTTGCGTCTCTTGTCTTCTtgcatcaagaagatcattCTTCCGTGTGCGGTAAACAATCCAGCCATAAGAAACCGAATGATCAGTTTGACGAACAACTACGTCGCCAGGTGCGAGACAGGTTTGAATTTGATTCTAGCAACCACGGTGGAGCTTTTGACCGAGAAGCTCAACTCTCTCTTGCAAAAGCAAAACAGGAAAGACTACCTATGTGACGATTCCTCGATGAGTAGTACAGTGTACACGGAGGTTTGCGAGGAGGTCAccaccttgttgatcaacGTGCATGACACTCTTAAGACGCATTTGAACGATACAAACTTGACGAATGTGCTCATAAAGGTGGGCATGATTACGTTGAACCTTTTGCTCGATCActtcaaaaaatttaaaGTCAATTCAAATGGTGGGCTCGTATTGACACAGGACGTCATCAACTACCAATCTGTGATTGACACTTGGGAAATTGAGGAGCTTTCGGAAAGTTTCCAGATCCTTAAGGAGATCAGTAACTTGTTTACGGTCCAGCcaaacttgatcaattcctTGATTACAGAGGGACATTTGGCACACCTCAAACACAATACTGTCAAGCAGTacatttcaaaaagagaagaccTTTCCCCTGGTATGCTTGAACGATTTTTTGGGAGAAAATAGTAATGCAACTTCCCAGGCTTCCTATTTTCTATTATATAACGATATAATGCATAAAACAGACCAGAGTAGAATTGTACAGTGGTATCCGAGTTCATTCAATCTCATTCTGAAAGTATGATTCTTGTCATGCTCAACCATGCAATGCTGGAAAAACCTTGGTAGCACCAGTTGGGATCCAGCAGACTTATCGAGGTATATTTCTATTCTCTCGGGGTACACTATGCAAGCGACTAAGATGGCCACCGCAACCAAGTAACTGATTCCGTACACTTTAGCGCCTGTGTATGGAGTTGGCATGTAGCACATCATGGTTTTGTATGTTGTGGTGTCATCCGATGAGTCTAGTTTAGATTTGGGATTTGGATCGTAAGGGTTATTCAAAGACAAGAGTTGGACAGCAGGGTACTTGATCCCGTTCGTCATTGAGGCAGTTTTAACGGAAATTTCTCGTGCGAGAATCTTGGAGTTGTCAGTGTAGTCGACGTGATGCATGTCACAGTAGTCGTGATCGTCTCCACTGAAGACAATTTCAGGACTTAACTGCGAAAGTATTTTCAGGGTATATGAGAAGTCTATGACAGTCTGGTACTGAACTCCTCTCTGCAAGGGGAAAAGGCGAGAGCTCTCTCTCCCCGGCCCGCACGTTTCCACACGAGGATCTCTATAAAGGGGAACATGCGTCAACACCATCCTCGGCATGCTAGGGTTGATCTTTGAATCAAGAGAAGCCAAAAATTCTCTAGACTCAGTGTGAACTGCAGGATCTTCGTGTGACATGGAGATGGTGTCCAATTGCACAATTGTATGATTGCCAAGTTCGTAGTAATCATTGGCTTCACCAAAGTATGCGGCAAATCTATGCATGTTGTATGTGCTGATATTCTGAAACCCAATGTCGTGGTTGCCCGGTAGAGACCGTATGGATCTTCTGTTAGCTTTCTTCGggaagatcaagttgaaaCGCTTATACTCGTCCAACCACATCTTATCATCCCAATCTCTTCCTCCGTCATACAAATCACCCAAAAAGATGACAGTGTCTGGATCAAGGTAGTGCTGCATGAATTTGTAGTTGGTGTGGAGGTAATTGTCGCTCATCCGCCTTAGAATGTACCCTACAAAACGAGGAAGCTTGGGATACGTATGGTCGTCCACAAGTTGAGGGTCTGCGATGAAGGCAATTCTGTGGGGCACAT
It encodes the following:
- a CDS encoding putative lipid phosphatase, which encodes MNFRRRDRKPEASESADEKNNEPHILRPRRSGSKIWSFKLIIGFLVYFLVIIHYFERVRVKSAMNKCQWSNWENWSGEKAKNVPHRIAFIADPQLVDDHTYPKLPRFVGYILRRMSDNYLHTNYKFMQHYLDPDTVIFLGDLYDGGRDWDDKMWLDEYKRFNLIFPKKANRRSIRSLPGNHDIGFQNISTYNMHRFAAYFGEANDYYELGNHTIVQLDTISMSHEDPAVHTESREFLASLDSKINPSMPRMVLTHVPLYRDPRVETCGPGRESSRLFPLQRGVQYQTVIDFSYTSKILSQLSPEIVFSGDDHDYCDMHHVDYTDNSKILAREISVKTASMTNGIKYPAVQLLSLNNPYDPNPKSKLDSSDDTTTYKTMMCYMPTPYTGAKVYGISYLVAVAILVACIVYPERIEIYLDKSAGSQSVLPRFFQHCMVEHDKNHTFRMRLNELGYHCTILLWSVLCIISLYNRK